In one Gopherus evgoodei ecotype Sinaloan lineage chromosome 1, rGopEvg1_v1.p, whole genome shotgun sequence genomic region, the following are encoded:
- the HDAC10 gene encoding polyamine deacetylase HDAC10 isoform X1, with protein MASGTALIYDDEMTSYKLLWDDPECDIEVPERLLSSYEQLKHYHLVERCIHVPVREGTEEEIMLVHSSEYLEVVKSTQTMNEEELQRVSENYDAVYFHPNTYRCAKLAVGATLQLVDSVMSGKVRNGMALVRPPGHHSQRNAANGFCVFNNVAIAAQYAKRRYGLQRILIVDWDVHHGQGIQYVFEEDPSVLYYSWHRYEHQQFWPLLRESDYDAVGQGKGKGFNLNVPWNKVGMGNSDYLAAFFHVLLPVAFEFVPELILVSSGYDSGIGDPEGQMNATPECFAHLTHFLMQLANGRLCAVLEGGYHLKSLSESVCMTVKTLLRDPLPQISGEMAPCLSAIESIQNVRGAHKPYWKCLMYEEATPLHNLSTKSQQMMKAELIQTSTHPTAEQAVGTTKSDEAIKTDRFLESHMKKILFPVPPVKTAAAIVSKADAHLLPVSVQVEMEMNAQELNTFVSAFDAELVKEEKALLSLQNVLAVLDKILKKKVCSGIAESSVASVSTTFALKHCFDFGLQRVLCIVIGDMDLELDLDDGKILLMNICQKQQTEKTNSKYYISLNWKEDAERNNFFCAVLGFILPVAYSYQPDLVIIVIGPNRSLGVNGISLLTCLLQGLAESQILVVIQDTEIKLVQSVAKALSGVSTPDFGAYAPASQENVLEIKRLRDQLQQEWKMLRCSVRD; from the exons aTGGCTTCAGGAACAGCTTTGATTTACGATGATGAAATGACAAGTTACAAACTACTTTGGGATGA CCCTGAGTGTGATATTGAAGTGCCGGAAAGATTGTTATCCTCCTATGAGCAACTTAAACATTATCATCTTGTGGAAAGATGTATCCATGTACCTGTCAGGGAAGGAACCGAAGAAGAGATCATGTTGGTTCACAG TTCAGAATACTTGGAAGTTGTAAAGAGCACCCAGACAATGAATGAAGAAGAACTCCAAAGAGTCTCAGAAAATTATGATGCTGTTTACTTTCATCCG AATACTTACCGCTGTGCTAAACTAGCAGTAGGAGCAACTTTGCAACTGGTGGACTCTGTGATGTCAGGAAAAGTGCGCAATGGAATGGCATTAGTAAG GCCTCCAGGTCATCACAGCCAGCGAAATGCAGCCAATGGATTCTGCGTGTTCAATAATGTTGCTATTGCAGCTCAATATGCCAAAAGAAGATATGGTCTTCAGAG AATTCTCATTGTTGACTGGGATGTGCACCATGGACAAGGAATTCAATATGTATTTGAAGAGGATCCCAG tGTTCTCTATTACTCCTGGCATCGCTATGAACATCAGCAGTTCTGGCCCTTGCTCAGAGAATCTGATTATGATGCTGTTGGtcagggaaaaggaaaaggatTCAATTTAAATGTACCTTGGAATAAG GTTGGAATGGGGAATTCTGATTATCTAGCTGCATTTTTCCATGTGTTGCTTCCAGTGGCTTTTGAG TTTGTTCCAGAACTTATTCTGGTCTCTTCTGGATATGATTCAGGAATTGGTGATCCCGAG GGTCAGATGAATGCTACTCCAGAGTGTTTTGCTCACCTTACACATTTCCTAATGCAGTTAGCTAATGGAaggctgtgtgcagttctagag GGTGGATACCATTTGAAATCATTGTCTGAATCAGTCTGCATGACTGTAAAAACTTTGCTTAGAGACCCTCTCCCCCAGATCTCTGGAGAAATGGCACCATGCTTAAG TGCTATAGAGTCTATACAAAATGTGAGAGGTGCACATAAACCATACTGGAAATGTTTGATGTATGAAG aagcAACTCCTTTACACAATCTCAGCACCAAATCACAACAGATGATGAAGGCTGAGCTAATTCAAACTAGTACACATCCCACAGCAGAGCAAGCAGTTGGGACAACTAAGAGTGATGAAGCCATCAAAACAGACAGGTTTTTGGAATCACAcatgaaaaaaattctctttcCAGTGCCTCCtgttaaaacagcagcagcaattgtCTCTAAAGCTGATGCACATTTGCTACCAGTATCTGTTCAAGTGGAGATGGAAATGAATGCACAAGAACTGAATACTTTTGTCAG TGCATTTGATGCAGAACTTGTGAAGGAAGAGAAAGCTTTACTCTCTCTTCAGAATGTGTTGGCTGTTCTAGATAAAATATTAAAGAAGAAG GTGTGCAGTGGAATTGCAGAATCATCTGTGGCTTCTGTTTCTACTACCTTTGCACTAAAGCACTGCTTTGATTTTGGATTACAAAG AGTGCTCTGCATAGTTATTGGAGATATGGATCTTGAACTCGACTTAGATGATGG AAAAATACTTTTGATGAACATTTGTCAGAAACAACAAACTGAAAAGACTAACTCCAAATACTATATTTCTCTGAACTGGAAAGAg GATGCtgaaagaaacaatttcttttgtGCTGTACTTGGATTCATTCTTCCTGTAGCATATAGCTATCAACCTGACTTAGTGATAATAGTCATTGGACCAAACAGGAGCCTTGGTGTAAATGGGATTTCTCTGCTTACTTGTTTACTGCAAGGATTAGCCGAGTCTCAAATTCTTGTGGTAATACAG gacacAGAAATAAAACTAGTGCAAAGTGTGGCCAAAGCCTTATCGGGTGTTTCTACACCTGACTTTGGAGCCTACGCACCTGCTTCCCAAGAAAATGTACTTGAAATAAAACGATTAAGAGACCAACTTCAACAGGAATGGAAAATGCTTCGATGTTCAG TAAGGGACTGA
- the HDAC10 gene encoding polyamine deacetylase HDAC10 isoform X5, with amino-acid sequence MASGTALIYDDEMTSYKLLWDDPECDIEVPERLLSSYEQLKHYHLVERCIHVPVREGTEEEIMLVHSSEYLEVVKSTQTMNEEELQRVSENYDAVYFHPNTYRCAKLAVGATLQLVDSVMSGKVRNGMALVRPPGHHSQRNAANGFCVFNNVAIAAQYAKRRYGLQRILIVDWDVHHGQGIQYVFEEDPSVLYYSWHRYEHQQFWPLLRESDYDAVGQGKGKGFNLNVPWNKVGMGNSDYLAAFFHVLLPVAFEFVPELILVSSGYDSGIGDPEGQMNATPECFAHLTHFLMQLANGRLCAVLEGGYHLKSLSESVCMTVKTLLRDPLPQISGEMAPCLSAIESIQNVRGAHKPYWKCLMYEVPPVKTAAAIVSKADAHLLPVSVQVEMEMNAQELNTFVSAFDAELVKEEKALLSLQNVLAVLDKILKKKVCSGIAESSVASVSTTFALKHCFDFGLQRVLCIVIGDMDLELDLDDGKILLMNICQKQQTEKTNSKYYISLNWKEDAERNNFFCAVLGFILPVAYSYQPDLVIIVIGPNRSLGVNGISLLTCLLQGLAESQILVVIQDTEIKLVQSVAKALSGVSTPDFGAYAPASQENVLEIKRLRDQLQQEWKMLRCSVRD; translated from the exons aTGGCTTCAGGAACAGCTTTGATTTACGATGATGAAATGACAAGTTACAAACTACTTTGGGATGA CCCTGAGTGTGATATTGAAGTGCCGGAAAGATTGTTATCCTCCTATGAGCAACTTAAACATTATCATCTTGTGGAAAGATGTATCCATGTACCTGTCAGGGAAGGAACCGAAGAAGAGATCATGTTGGTTCACAG TTCAGAATACTTGGAAGTTGTAAAGAGCACCCAGACAATGAATGAAGAAGAACTCCAAAGAGTCTCAGAAAATTATGATGCTGTTTACTTTCATCCG AATACTTACCGCTGTGCTAAACTAGCAGTAGGAGCAACTTTGCAACTGGTGGACTCTGTGATGTCAGGAAAAGTGCGCAATGGAATGGCATTAGTAAG GCCTCCAGGTCATCACAGCCAGCGAAATGCAGCCAATGGATTCTGCGTGTTCAATAATGTTGCTATTGCAGCTCAATATGCCAAAAGAAGATATGGTCTTCAGAG AATTCTCATTGTTGACTGGGATGTGCACCATGGACAAGGAATTCAATATGTATTTGAAGAGGATCCCAG tGTTCTCTATTACTCCTGGCATCGCTATGAACATCAGCAGTTCTGGCCCTTGCTCAGAGAATCTGATTATGATGCTGTTGGtcagggaaaaggaaaaggatTCAATTTAAATGTACCTTGGAATAAG GTTGGAATGGGGAATTCTGATTATCTAGCTGCATTTTTCCATGTGTTGCTTCCAGTGGCTTTTGAG TTTGTTCCAGAACTTATTCTGGTCTCTTCTGGATATGATTCAGGAATTGGTGATCCCGAG GGTCAGATGAATGCTACTCCAGAGTGTTTTGCTCACCTTACACATTTCCTAATGCAGTTAGCTAATGGAaggctgtgtgcagttctagag GGTGGATACCATTTGAAATCATTGTCTGAATCAGTCTGCATGACTGTAAAAACTTTGCTTAGAGACCCTCTCCCCCAGATCTCTGGAGAAATGGCACCATGCTTAAG TGCTATAGAGTCTATACAAAATGTGAGAGGTGCACATAAACCATACTGGAAATGTTTGATGTATGAAG TGCCTCCtgttaaaacagcagcagcaattgtCTCTAAAGCTGATGCACATTTGCTACCAGTATCTGTTCAAGTGGAGATGGAAATGAATGCACAAGAACTGAATACTTTTGTCAG TGCATTTGATGCAGAACTTGTGAAGGAAGAGAAAGCTTTACTCTCTCTTCAGAATGTGTTGGCTGTTCTAGATAAAATATTAAAGAAGAAG GTGTGCAGTGGAATTGCAGAATCATCTGTGGCTTCTGTTTCTACTACCTTTGCACTAAAGCACTGCTTTGATTTTGGATTACAAAG AGTGCTCTGCATAGTTATTGGAGATATGGATCTTGAACTCGACTTAGATGATGG AAAAATACTTTTGATGAACATTTGTCAGAAACAACAAACTGAAAAGACTAACTCCAAATACTATATTTCTCTGAACTGGAAAGAg GATGCtgaaagaaacaatttcttttgtGCTGTACTTGGATTCATTCTTCCTGTAGCATATAGCTATCAACCTGACTTAGTGATAATAGTCATTGGACCAAACAGGAGCCTTGGTGTAAATGGGATTTCTCTGCTTACTTGTTTACTGCAAGGATTAGCCGAGTCTCAAATTCTTGTGGTAATACAG gacacAGAAATAAAACTAGTGCAAAGTGTGGCCAAAGCCTTATCGGGTGTTTCTACACCTGACTTTGGAGCCTACGCACCTGCTTCCCAAGAAAATGTACTTGAAATAAAACGATTAAGAGACCAACTTCAACAGGAATGGAAAATGCTTCGATGTTCAG TAAGGGACTGA
- the HDAC10 gene encoding polyamine deacetylase HDAC10 isoform X4: MTLSVILKCRKDCYPPMSNLNIIILWKDVSMYLSGKEPKKRSCWFTEYLEVVKSTQTMNEEELQRVSENYDAVYFHPNTYRCAKLAVGATLQLVDSVMSGKVRNGMALVRPPGHHSQRNAANGFCVFNNVAIAAQYAKRRYGLQRILIVDWDVHHGQGIQYVFEEDPSVLYYSWHRYEHQQFWPLLRESDYDAVGQGKGKGFNLNVPWNKVGMGNSDYLAAFFHVLLPVAFEFVPELILVSSGYDSGIGDPEGQMNATPECFAHLTHFLMQLANGRLCAVLEGGYHLKSLSESVCMTVKTLLRDPLPQISGEMAPCLSAIESIQNVRGAHKPYWKCLMYEEATPLHNLSTKSQQMMKAELIQTSTHPTAEQAVGTTKSDEAIKTDRFLESHMKKILFPVPPVKTAAAIVSKADAHLLPVSVQVEMEMNAQELNTFVSAFDAELVKEEKALLSLQNVLAVLDKILKKKVCSGIAESSVASVSTTFALKHCFDFGLQRVLCIVIGDMDLELDLDDGKILLMNICQKQQTEKTNSKYYISLNWKEDAERNNFFCAVLGFILPVAYSYQPDLVIIVIGPNRSLGVNGISLLTCLLQGLAESQILVVIQDTEIKLVQSVAKALSGVSTPDFGAYAPASQENVLEIKRLRDQLQQEWKMLRCSVRD; encoded by the exons ATGA CCCTGAGTGTGATATTGAAGTGCCGGAAAGATTGTTATCCTCCTATGAGCAACTTAAACATTATCATCTTGTGGAAAGATGTATCCATGTACCTGTCAGGGAAGGAACCGAAGAAGAGATCATGTTGGTTCACAG AATACTTGGAAGTTGTAAAGAGCACCCAGACAATGAATGAAGAAGAACTCCAAAGAGTCTCAGAAAATTATGATGCTGTTTACTTTCATCCG AATACTTACCGCTGTGCTAAACTAGCAGTAGGAGCAACTTTGCAACTGGTGGACTCTGTGATGTCAGGAAAAGTGCGCAATGGAATGGCATTAGTAAG GCCTCCAGGTCATCACAGCCAGCGAAATGCAGCCAATGGATTCTGCGTGTTCAATAATGTTGCTATTGCAGCTCAATATGCCAAAAGAAGATATGGTCTTCAGAG AATTCTCATTGTTGACTGGGATGTGCACCATGGACAAGGAATTCAATATGTATTTGAAGAGGATCCCAG tGTTCTCTATTACTCCTGGCATCGCTATGAACATCAGCAGTTCTGGCCCTTGCTCAGAGAATCTGATTATGATGCTGTTGGtcagggaaaaggaaaaggatTCAATTTAAATGTACCTTGGAATAAG GTTGGAATGGGGAATTCTGATTATCTAGCTGCATTTTTCCATGTGTTGCTTCCAGTGGCTTTTGAG TTTGTTCCAGAACTTATTCTGGTCTCTTCTGGATATGATTCAGGAATTGGTGATCCCGAG GGTCAGATGAATGCTACTCCAGAGTGTTTTGCTCACCTTACACATTTCCTAATGCAGTTAGCTAATGGAaggctgtgtgcagttctagag GGTGGATACCATTTGAAATCATTGTCTGAATCAGTCTGCATGACTGTAAAAACTTTGCTTAGAGACCCTCTCCCCCAGATCTCTGGAGAAATGGCACCATGCTTAAG TGCTATAGAGTCTATACAAAATGTGAGAGGTGCACATAAACCATACTGGAAATGTTTGATGTATGAAG aagcAACTCCTTTACACAATCTCAGCACCAAATCACAACAGATGATGAAGGCTGAGCTAATTCAAACTAGTACACATCCCACAGCAGAGCAAGCAGTTGGGACAACTAAGAGTGATGAAGCCATCAAAACAGACAGGTTTTTGGAATCACAcatgaaaaaaattctctttcCAGTGCCTCCtgttaaaacagcagcagcaattgtCTCTAAAGCTGATGCACATTTGCTACCAGTATCTGTTCAAGTGGAGATGGAAATGAATGCACAAGAACTGAATACTTTTGTCAG TGCATTTGATGCAGAACTTGTGAAGGAAGAGAAAGCTTTACTCTCTCTTCAGAATGTGTTGGCTGTTCTAGATAAAATATTAAAGAAGAAG GTGTGCAGTGGAATTGCAGAATCATCTGTGGCTTCTGTTTCTACTACCTTTGCACTAAAGCACTGCTTTGATTTTGGATTACAAAG AGTGCTCTGCATAGTTATTGGAGATATGGATCTTGAACTCGACTTAGATGATGG AAAAATACTTTTGATGAACATTTGTCAGAAACAACAAACTGAAAAGACTAACTCCAAATACTATATTTCTCTGAACTGGAAAGAg GATGCtgaaagaaacaatttcttttgtGCTGTACTTGGATTCATTCTTCCTGTAGCATATAGCTATCAACCTGACTTAGTGATAATAGTCATTGGACCAAACAGGAGCCTTGGTGTAAATGGGATTTCTCTGCTTACTTGTTTACTGCAAGGATTAGCCGAGTCTCAAATTCTTGTGGTAATACAG gacacAGAAATAAAACTAGTGCAAAGTGTGGCCAAAGCCTTATCGGGTGTTTCTACACCTGACTTTGGAGCCTACGCACCTGCTTCCCAAGAAAATGTACTTGAAATAAAACGATTAAGAGACCAACTTCAACAGGAATGGAAAATGCTTCGATGTTCAG TAAGGGACTGA
- the HDAC10 gene encoding polyamine deacetylase HDAC10 isoform X3, whose amino-acid sequence MSKSAAALSVILKCRKDCYPPMSNLNIIILWKDVSMYLSGKEPKKRSCWFTEYLEVVKSTQTMNEEELQRVSENYDAVYFHPNTYRCAKLAVGATLQLVDSVMSGKVRNGMALVRPPGHHSQRNAANGFCVFNNVAIAAQYAKRRYGLQRILIVDWDVHHGQGIQYVFEEDPSVLYYSWHRYEHQQFWPLLRESDYDAVGQGKGKGFNLNVPWNKVGMGNSDYLAAFFHVLLPVAFEFVPELILVSSGYDSGIGDPEGQMNATPECFAHLTHFLMQLANGRLCAVLEGGYHLKSLSESVCMTVKTLLRDPLPQISGEMAPCLSAIESIQNVRGAHKPYWKCLMYEEATPLHNLSTKSQQMMKAELIQTSTHPTAEQAVGTTKSDEAIKTDRFLESHMKKILFPVPPVKTAAAIVSKADAHLLPVSVQVEMEMNAQELNTFVSAFDAELVKEEKALLSLQNVLAVLDKILKKKVCSGIAESSVASVSTTFALKHCFDFGLQRVLCIVIGDMDLELDLDDGKILLMNICQKQQTEKTNSKYYISLNWKEDAERNNFFCAVLGFILPVAYSYQPDLVIIVIGPNRSLGVNGISLLTCLLQGLAESQILVVIQDTEIKLVQSVAKALSGVSTPDFGAYAPASQENVLEIKRLRDQLQQEWKMLRCSVRD is encoded by the exons ATGAGTAAGTCAGCTGCAG CCCTGAGTGTGATATTGAAGTGCCGGAAAGATTGTTATCCTCCTATGAGCAACTTAAACATTATCATCTTGTGGAAAGATGTATCCATGTACCTGTCAGGGAAGGAACCGAAGAAGAGATCATGTTGGTTCACAG AATACTTGGAAGTTGTAAAGAGCACCCAGACAATGAATGAAGAAGAACTCCAAAGAGTCTCAGAAAATTATGATGCTGTTTACTTTCATCCG AATACTTACCGCTGTGCTAAACTAGCAGTAGGAGCAACTTTGCAACTGGTGGACTCTGTGATGTCAGGAAAAGTGCGCAATGGAATGGCATTAGTAAG GCCTCCAGGTCATCACAGCCAGCGAAATGCAGCCAATGGATTCTGCGTGTTCAATAATGTTGCTATTGCAGCTCAATATGCCAAAAGAAGATATGGTCTTCAGAG AATTCTCATTGTTGACTGGGATGTGCACCATGGACAAGGAATTCAATATGTATTTGAAGAGGATCCCAG tGTTCTCTATTACTCCTGGCATCGCTATGAACATCAGCAGTTCTGGCCCTTGCTCAGAGAATCTGATTATGATGCTGTTGGtcagggaaaaggaaaaggatTCAATTTAAATGTACCTTGGAATAAG GTTGGAATGGGGAATTCTGATTATCTAGCTGCATTTTTCCATGTGTTGCTTCCAGTGGCTTTTGAG TTTGTTCCAGAACTTATTCTGGTCTCTTCTGGATATGATTCAGGAATTGGTGATCCCGAG GGTCAGATGAATGCTACTCCAGAGTGTTTTGCTCACCTTACACATTTCCTAATGCAGTTAGCTAATGGAaggctgtgtgcagttctagag GGTGGATACCATTTGAAATCATTGTCTGAATCAGTCTGCATGACTGTAAAAACTTTGCTTAGAGACCCTCTCCCCCAGATCTCTGGAGAAATGGCACCATGCTTAAG TGCTATAGAGTCTATACAAAATGTGAGAGGTGCACATAAACCATACTGGAAATGTTTGATGTATGAAG aagcAACTCCTTTACACAATCTCAGCACCAAATCACAACAGATGATGAAGGCTGAGCTAATTCAAACTAGTACACATCCCACAGCAGAGCAAGCAGTTGGGACAACTAAGAGTGATGAAGCCATCAAAACAGACAGGTTTTTGGAATCACAcatgaaaaaaattctctttcCAGTGCCTCCtgttaaaacagcagcagcaattgtCTCTAAAGCTGATGCACATTTGCTACCAGTATCTGTTCAAGTGGAGATGGAAATGAATGCACAAGAACTGAATACTTTTGTCAG TGCATTTGATGCAGAACTTGTGAAGGAAGAGAAAGCTTTACTCTCTCTTCAGAATGTGTTGGCTGTTCTAGATAAAATATTAAAGAAGAAG GTGTGCAGTGGAATTGCAGAATCATCTGTGGCTTCTGTTTCTACTACCTTTGCACTAAAGCACTGCTTTGATTTTGGATTACAAAG AGTGCTCTGCATAGTTATTGGAGATATGGATCTTGAACTCGACTTAGATGATGG AAAAATACTTTTGATGAACATTTGTCAGAAACAACAAACTGAAAAGACTAACTCCAAATACTATATTTCTCTGAACTGGAAAGAg GATGCtgaaagaaacaatttcttttgtGCTGTACTTGGATTCATTCTTCCTGTAGCATATAGCTATCAACCTGACTTAGTGATAATAGTCATTGGACCAAACAGGAGCCTTGGTGTAAATGGGATTTCTCTGCTTACTTGTTTACTGCAAGGATTAGCCGAGTCTCAAATTCTTGTGGTAATACAG gacacAGAAATAAAACTAGTGCAAAGTGTGGCCAAAGCCTTATCGGGTGTTTCTACACCTGACTTTGGAGCCTACGCACCTGCTTCCCAAGAAAATGTACTTGAAATAAAACGATTAAGAGACCAACTTCAACAGGAATGGAAAATGCTTCGATGTTCAG TAAGGGACTGA
- the HDAC10 gene encoding polyamine deacetylase HDAC10 isoform X2 has product MSGPDFHFVSCIFLGPRDPECDIEVPERLLSSYEQLKHYHLVERCIHVPVREGTEEEIMLVHSSEYLEVVKSTQTMNEEELQRVSENYDAVYFHPNTYRCAKLAVGATLQLVDSVMSGKVRNGMALVRPPGHHSQRNAANGFCVFNNVAIAAQYAKRRYGLQRILIVDWDVHHGQGIQYVFEEDPSVLYYSWHRYEHQQFWPLLRESDYDAVGQGKGKGFNLNVPWNKVGMGNSDYLAAFFHVLLPVAFEFVPELILVSSGYDSGIGDPEGQMNATPECFAHLTHFLMQLANGRLCAVLEGGYHLKSLSESVCMTVKTLLRDPLPQISGEMAPCLSAIESIQNVRGAHKPYWKCLMYEEATPLHNLSTKSQQMMKAELIQTSTHPTAEQAVGTTKSDEAIKTDRFLESHMKKILFPVPPVKTAAAIVSKADAHLLPVSVQVEMEMNAQELNTFVSAFDAELVKEEKALLSLQNVLAVLDKILKKKVCSGIAESSVASVSTTFALKHCFDFGLQRVLCIVIGDMDLELDLDDGKILLMNICQKQQTEKTNSKYYISLNWKEDAERNNFFCAVLGFILPVAYSYQPDLVIIVIGPNRSLGVNGISLLTCLLQGLAESQILVVIQDTEIKLVQSVAKALSGVSTPDFGAYAPASQENVLEIKRLRDQLQQEWKMLRCSVRD; this is encoded by the exons ATGAGTGGTCCTGATTTCCATTTTGTGAGCTGCATTTTCTTGGGACCCAGAGA CCCTGAGTGTGATATTGAAGTGCCGGAAAGATTGTTATCCTCCTATGAGCAACTTAAACATTATCATCTTGTGGAAAGATGTATCCATGTACCTGTCAGGGAAGGAACCGAAGAAGAGATCATGTTGGTTCACAG TTCAGAATACTTGGAAGTTGTAAAGAGCACCCAGACAATGAATGAAGAAGAACTCCAAAGAGTCTCAGAAAATTATGATGCTGTTTACTTTCATCCG AATACTTACCGCTGTGCTAAACTAGCAGTAGGAGCAACTTTGCAACTGGTGGACTCTGTGATGTCAGGAAAAGTGCGCAATGGAATGGCATTAGTAAG GCCTCCAGGTCATCACAGCCAGCGAAATGCAGCCAATGGATTCTGCGTGTTCAATAATGTTGCTATTGCAGCTCAATATGCCAAAAGAAGATATGGTCTTCAGAG AATTCTCATTGTTGACTGGGATGTGCACCATGGACAAGGAATTCAATATGTATTTGAAGAGGATCCCAG tGTTCTCTATTACTCCTGGCATCGCTATGAACATCAGCAGTTCTGGCCCTTGCTCAGAGAATCTGATTATGATGCTGTTGGtcagggaaaaggaaaaggatTCAATTTAAATGTACCTTGGAATAAG GTTGGAATGGGGAATTCTGATTATCTAGCTGCATTTTTCCATGTGTTGCTTCCAGTGGCTTTTGAG TTTGTTCCAGAACTTATTCTGGTCTCTTCTGGATATGATTCAGGAATTGGTGATCCCGAG GGTCAGATGAATGCTACTCCAGAGTGTTTTGCTCACCTTACACATTTCCTAATGCAGTTAGCTAATGGAaggctgtgtgcagttctagag GGTGGATACCATTTGAAATCATTGTCTGAATCAGTCTGCATGACTGTAAAAACTTTGCTTAGAGACCCTCTCCCCCAGATCTCTGGAGAAATGGCACCATGCTTAAG TGCTATAGAGTCTATACAAAATGTGAGAGGTGCACATAAACCATACTGGAAATGTTTGATGTATGAAG aagcAACTCCTTTACACAATCTCAGCACCAAATCACAACAGATGATGAAGGCTGAGCTAATTCAAACTAGTACACATCCCACAGCAGAGCAAGCAGTTGGGACAACTAAGAGTGATGAAGCCATCAAAACAGACAGGTTTTTGGAATCACAcatgaaaaaaattctctttcCAGTGCCTCCtgttaaaacagcagcagcaattgtCTCTAAAGCTGATGCACATTTGCTACCAGTATCTGTTCAAGTGGAGATGGAAATGAATGCACAAGAACTGAATACTTTTGTCAG TGCATTTGATGCAGAACTTGTGAAGGAAGAGAAAGCTTTACTCTCTCTTCAGAATGTGTTGGCTGTTCTAGATAAAATATTAAAGAAGAAG GTGTGCAGTGGAATTGCAGAATCATCTGTGGCTTCTGTTTCTACTACCTTTGCACTAAAGCACTGCTTTGATTTTGGATTACAAAG AGTGCTCTGCATAGTTATTGGAGATATGGATCTTGAACTCGACTTAGATGATGG AAAAATACTTTTGATGAACATTTGTCAGAAACAACAAACTGAAAAGACTAACTCCAAATACTATATTTCTCTGAACTGGAAAGAg GATGCtgaaagaaacaatttcttttgtGCTGTACTTGGATTCATTCTTCCTGTAGCATATAGCTATCAACCTGACTTAGTGATAATAGTCATTGGACCAAACAGGAGCCTTGGTGTAAATGGGATTTCTCTGCTTACTTGTTTACTGCAAGGATTAGCCGAGTCTCAAATTCTTGTGGTAATACAG gacacAGAAATAAAACTAGTGCAAAGTGTGGCCAAAGCCTTATCGGGTGTTTCTACACCTGACTTTGGAGCCTACGCACCTGCTTCCCAAGAAAATGTACTTGAAATAAAACGATTAAGAGACCAACTTCAACAGGAATGGAAAATGCTTCGATGTTCAG TAAGGGACTGA